In a genomic window of Flavobacteriales bacterium TMED191:
- a CDS encoding O-antigen ligase family protein, producing the protein MLSHNINKKITFFVSSIFLLCLTYFLSIENYILWISPFILILFYLAIWHIRFLFYSVIFFTPFSMSLKDMGIDFNGLEMAFPTEPLLLGLMLLVMLHLIYRFSLYKKIFNNPTVVVLVLYLIWMLITCITSSIPATSFKLFITRLWYILPIFLLGLFFLKEKKNFSKFTLLYVIPFSIVILYTTFKHYLYFFDKQSAHYMMSPFFNDHTSYGAMIAFFIPLLIAVFLSNNKNKLVQSFLFILLFIFFVGLILSFSRAAWISLLCASFMAILVKLKLSIKSLASLVLVLFSFIFFFQSTILGHLSNNRQDSSDNLIEHFTSLSNISTDASNMERINRWKCAIEMFKEKPLFGWGPGTYQFHYAPFQFSRDKTIISSNYGDAGNAHSEYLSALSESGVIGLILFLSLIGVILVRTIVLFNKINDPDIQRWLLAIFTSLMSYFIHGFFNNFLDTDKASVAIWAVIAIVVSIDLAYNKKALY; encoded by the coding sequence ATGTTAAGTCATAATATTAATAAAAAAATAACTTTTTTTGTTTCATCAATATTTTTATTGTGTTTAACATATTTTCTGTCAATTGAAAACTATATTTTATGGATTTCTCCTTTTATTTTAATTTTATTTTACTTAGCTATTTGGCACATTAGATTCTTATTTTATTCGGTCATTTTTTTTACTCCATTCTCCATGTCCTTAAAAGATATGGGTATTGATTTTAATGGGCTTGAAATGGCATTTCCTACGGAACCTTTACTATTAGGCTTGATGTTATTAGTAATGCTGCATTTAATATATCGTTTTAGTTTATATAAAAAGATTTTTAATAATCCTACTGTCGTTGTATTAGTACTTTATTTGATTTGGATGCTTATAACATGTATTACGTCATCAATCCCTGCAACTTCATTTAAATTATTTATAACTAGATTATGGTATATATTGCCTATTTTCCTTTTGGGGTTGTTTTTTTTAAAAGAAAAAAAAAATTTTTCTAAATTCACTCTTCTTTATGTGATACCATTTAGTATAGTAATTTTATACACTACTTTCAAACATTACTTGTATTTTTTTGACAAGCAGTCAGCACACTACATGATGTCTCCGTTTTTTAACGACCATACTTCATATGGCGCAATGATTGCTTTTTTTATTCCTCTATTAATTGCAGTTTTTTTATCAAATAATAAAAATAAACTAGTTCAAAGTTTTCTTTTTATATTATTGTTTATATTTTTCGTAGGATTAATTTTATCATTTTCAAGAGCAGCATGGATTAGTTTACTATGTGCTTCTTTTATGGCGATTCTTGTGAAATTGAAACTTTCAATAAAATCATTAGCTTCTTTAGTTTTAGTTTTATTTTCTTTTATATTTTTTTTTCAAAGTACTATTTTGGGTCATTTATCAAATAACAGACAAGATAGTTCAGATAATTTAATTGAACATTTTACTTCTCTTTCTAATATATCAACTGACGCATCTAATATGGAAAGAATAAATCGTTGGAAATGTGCTATAGAAATGTTTAAGGAAAAACCTCTTTTTGGATGGGGCCCAGGTACATATCAATTCCATTATGCTCCTTTTCAGTTTTCTCGTGATAAAACAATTATTAGTTCTAATTATGGAGATGCTGGTAATGCACATAGTGAATACTTAAGTGCTTTGAGTGAATCAGGTGTAATTGGTCTGATATTGTTTTTATCTCTTATTGGAGTTATACTGGTTAGAACAATTGTACTCTTTAATAAAATTAATGATCCTGATATTCAACGTTGGTTATTAGCAATATTCACTTCACTAATGAGTTATTTTATTCATGGTTTTTTTAATAACTTTTTAGATACTGATAAGGCCTCTGTAGCTATATGGGCTGTTATTGCAATAGTTGTTTCTATTGATTTAGCTTACAACAAAAAAGCACTTTACTAA
- a CDS encoding T9SS C-terminal target domain-containing protein: protein MKNFLSLVFSLIYISFYAQNSGCPDVNSCNYNPSFQPPIFEEPVNTGLSMNIGIISNLPNNFEINDQIGAFVLLDDGGYYCAGLTTYQGVNTVIDVFGDDPLTLEIDGFIPDETIYFFVKRTNDASISLYTLSANLADAIDYAVSLPNSYNTNQISVLISSEIIIDVIYSCEYPVFGFNCDGSCVDLDSDGVCDLMEIYGCTDASYLEFDQFATEDDGSCINPVVLGCTDDTAFNFDILANTDDGSCIPVVIDCIDELACNFNSEANVSNPEACEYAPIGYFCDGTCIDIDGDDVCDVIDNCSEFFNPDQLDFDNDGIGNIDGYEIEDCDPDDDGDGVLDIDEVEGCTDNLAHNFSNSATEDDGSCNYYSSVDFSNMNDGLYLDDLGFEDATGVTISFWMSTDQLENGSSSEWSYLVDLGSSNNSRYVIRWRNGVKGLQAYYEGADFPLNCSEGDCYDQNSTNAIYMVPPEGTLLNLDTYDWYADNSCTARKHVTVVFCSNSTKIYIDGFMVQQSSTGLYSPAPIFNLINNSSFNKIGASNDNQIGTSWPGKIDEVRIWSRALSNYEIKARLYNDIDGDGIINSEDDDIDGDGEYQGLQCVSNCNDNDDDIDNDNILNDDDDTPNGVLGLNNNTLNILDELINNNNSGKIEGYWSFDSLNLNNQAYWDWQTGSEAYFANLSYSWAVAQQPCEQEANDSSYAATCLDNINNDCDACTPAEGCMDDGFQDWSPNPGFPADNYDSEAEIDDGLCIYYGCLDDGNHQWSRIPGLAACNYMPFANVNQFSMEEFQNPCEYPEDIFGQSYLDCQGQCLYDCDDDGACDWAPVHCYDLNYNLISQDCPEISFSSLDNCFPNLTSPNYLIEDNYNNLTGDLGSDGIQDCIDDFDYSLFSNPLQTDSDGDGIGNNCDNNSSGGDGGQEGCTDNGYLSEINGDPYNSLYPGYAACNYDFWADIDDGSCEYCYLNDCGNYPSISLGGAYDCLGYCADYIDEVEFLDDGSYNPSFGQLIIGDLDGDGVCNMFDNCPEDANPAQEDFDNPGGTGDACDGIGLDEEDLFSYSIYPNPFSDHSIISFETSNFFKTVIKIFEPSGRLIYYNSTDESFDKIFKSNLASGFYVLEINQGNKFARDFLVIQ, encoded by the coding sequence ATGAAAAATTTTTTATCTCTTGTTTTTAGTTTGATTTATATTTCTTTTTATGCTCAAAATTCTGGATGCCCAGATGTTAATTCGTGTAATTATAATCCTTCTTTTCAACCTCCTATTTTCGAAGAGCCTGTAAATACAGGTCTTAGTATGAATATTGGAATCATTAGTAATTTGCCAAATAATTTTGAAATTAATGATCAAATTGGTGCTTTTGTCTTGTTAGATGATGGCGGCTATTACTGCGCAGGACTTACAACATATCAAGGTGTTAATACTGTAATTGATGTTTTTGGCGATGATCCTCTCACCTTAGAAATTGATGGTTTTATACCAGATGAGACAATTTATTTTTTTGTTAAAAGAACTAATGATGCTTCAATTAGTCTTTATACTCTTTCAGCAAATCTTGCTGATGCAATTGATTATGCAGTTTCTTTACCCAACTCATATAATACCAATCAAATTTCAGTATTAATTTCTAGTGAAATAATCATTGATGTTATATATTCCTGTGAATATCCAGTATTTGGTTTTAATTGTGATGGTTCCTGTGTTGATTTGGATAGTGATGGAGTTTGTGATTTAATGGAGATATATGGCTGTACAGATGCATCATACTTAGAGTTTGATCAGTTTGCAACTGAGGATGATGGTTCTTGTATAAATCCAGTAGTATTAGGATGTACCGATGATACTGCTTTTAATTTTGATATTTTAGCTAACACTGATGATGGCTCATGTATACCAGTAGTTATTGATTGTATTGATGAGCTGGCATGTAATTTTAATTCTGAAGCGAATGTTTCTAATCCAGAAGCATGTGAATATGCACCTATTGGATATTTTTGTGATGGAACATGTATTGACATCGATGGTGATGATGTGTGTGATGTAATTGATAATTGTTCTGAATTCTTTAATCCTGATCAACTAGATTTTGATAATGACGGAATAGGAAATATTGATGGATATGAAATTGAGGATTGCGACCCTGACGATGATGGTGATGGTGTTTTAGATATAGATGAAGTTGAAGGGTGCACAGATAATTTAGCGCATAATTTTTCCAATTCTGCAACAGAGGATGATGGTTCTTGTAATTATTATTCAAGTGTTGATTTTTCAAATATGAATGATGGTTTATATTTAGATGATTTAGGTTTTGAAGATGCTACGGGAGTAACTATTTCTTTTTGGATGAGCACAGATCAATTAGAAAATGGATCATCATCTGAGTGGTCATACTTAGTAGATTTAGGCTCTTCAAATAATTCCCGATATGTAATAAGATGGAGAAATGGAGTTAAAGGTTTACAAGCTTATTACGAAGGAGCAGATTTTCCATTAAATTGTTCAGAAGGAGATTGTTATGATCAAAATTCAACCAATGCAATTTATATGGTGCCTCCTGAAGGTACTCTTCTAAATCTGGACACATATGATTGGTATGCAGATAATTCTTGTACTGCAAGAAAACATGTCACTGTTGTTTTTTGCTCAAATTCTACAAAAATCTATATTGATGGTTTTATGGTACAACAATCTAGTACTGGCTTATATTCTCCGGCACCAATTTTTAACTTAATAAATAATTCTTCTTTTAATAAGATTGGAGCTAGTAATGACAATCAAATTGGTACTTCTTGGCCTGGTAAAATTGACGAAGTTCGAATTTGGAGTAGAGCTTTATCTAATTATGAAATTAAAGCAAGATTATACAATGATATTGATGGCGATGGTATAATAAATAGTGAAGATGATGATATTGATGGTGACGGTGAGTATCAAGGTTTACAATGTGTTTCTAACTGCAATGATAATGATGATGATATTGATAATGATAATATCTTAAATGATGATGATGACACACCTAATGGTGTACTAGGATTAAATAATAATACTTTGAACATACTAGATGAATTAATTAATAATAATAATTCAGGAAAAATTGAGGGATACTGGAGTTTTGATTCATTAAATTTAAACAACCAAGCATATTGGGATTGGCAAACTGGATCTGAAGCATATTTTGCTAATTTATCATATTCTTGGGCAGTTGCTCAGCAACCTTGTGAACAAGAGGCCAATGACTCAAGTTATGCGGCAACTTGTCTAGATAATATTAACAATGATTGTGATGCTTGTACACCAGCTGAAGGATGTATGGATGATGGGTTTCAGGATTGGTCACCTAATCCTGGGTTTCCAGCTGACAACTACGACTCCGAGGCAGAAATAGATGATGGTTTATGTATTTATTATGGTTGTTTAGATGATGGGAATCATCAGTGGTCAAGAATACCAGGTTTAGCTGCATGTAATTATATGCCATTTGCAAATGTAAATCAATTTTCAATGGAAGAATTTCAAAATCCATGTGAATACCCGGAAGATATTTTCGGTCAATCTTATTTAGATTGTCAGGGTCAATGCTTATATGACTGTGATGATGATGGAGCATGTGATTGGGCACCTGTTCATTGCTACGATTTAAATTATAATTTAATAAGCCAGGATTGTCCAGAAATTAGTTTTTCTTCCCTTGATAATTGTTTTCCTAATTTAACTTCTCCTAACTACCTTATTGAAGATAATTATAATAATTTAACAGGTGATTTAGGGTCGGATGGTATTCAAGATTGCATAGATGATTTTGATTATTCACTTTTCTCTAATCCCTTGCAAACTGACTCTGACGGAGATGGCATTGGTAATAATTGTGATAACAATTCATCTGGAGGAGATGGAGGTCAAGAGGGTTGTACGGATAATGGATATTTATCAGAAATTAATGGAGACCCATATAACTCTCTTTATCCAGGATATGCTGCATGTAATTATGATTTTTGGGCTGATATTGATGATGGTTCTTGTGAGTATTGTTATTTAAATGATTGTGGTAATTACCCGAGTATTTCTTTGGGGGGGGCATATGATTGTTTAGGTTATTGTGCTGATTATATTGATGAGGTAGAATTCTTAGATGACGGAAGTTATAATCCTTCTTTTGGTCAACTTATAATTGGAGATTTAGACGGTGATGGAGTTTGCAATATGTTTGATAACTGCCCTGAGGACGCAAATCCTGCTCAAGAAGATTTTGATAATCCTGGAGGTACTGGTGATGCATGTGATGGTATAGGTTTGGATGAAGAAGACCTATTTAGTTACTCAATTTATCCAAATCCTTTTTCTGACCATTCTATTATTTCTTTTGAAACTTCTAATTTTTTCAAAACTGTAATTAAGATTTTTGAACCTTCTGGAAGGTTAATATATTATAATTCAACTGATGAAAGTTTTGATAAGATTTTTAAGTCAAATCTTGCATCTGGATTCTATGTACTTGAAATAAATCAGGGTAATAAATTTGCAAGAGATTTTTTAGTTATACAATAG
- the efp gene encoding elongation factor P, with translation MATTADFKNGLCIKHNGDLWKIESFQHVKPGKGPAFVRTKIRNLNTSRVLENTFTAGVKIEIVRIENRSYQFLYQEGAETFHFMNQKDFEQIAIQKDLINAPQYLKEGSTVEIMFHAEQEKPLSCTLPLNVNLKIEFTEPGEKGNTATNALKPATTETGAEVRVPLFINQGDIVKIDTNSGNYLERVKQ, from the coding sequence ATGGCAACAACAGCAGATTTTAAAAACGGATTATGTATCAAACATAATGGAGATTTATGGAAAATTGAATCCTTTCAACATGTCAAACCTGGTAAGGGACCAGCATTTGTGAGAACAAAAATTAGGAACCTTAATACATCTAGAGTTCTTGAAAATACATTTACTGCTGGTGTAAAAATAGAAATAGTAAGAATCGAAAATAGATCCTATCAATTTCTTTATCAAGAAGGTGCTGAAACATTCCACTTTATGAATCAAAAAGACTTTGAGCAAATTGCAATTCAAAAAGATTTAATAAATGCTCCACAATACTTAAAAGAAGGAAGTACTGTTGAAATCATGTTTCATGCAGAACAAGAAAAACCACTTTCTTGTACACTACCATTAAATGTAAATTTAAAAATAGAATTTACTGAGCCTGGCGAAAAGGGGAATACAGCTACTAATGCTCTAAAACCTGCAACAACAGAAACAGGAGCAGAAGTAAGAGTCCCTCTATTTATTAATCAAGGAGATATTGTTAAAATCGACACAAACTCTGGAAATTATTTAGAAAGAGTTAAACAATAA
- a CDS encoding acyl-ACP--UDP-N-acetylglucosamine O-acyltransferase, with the protein MTKLTDISTKAKIGKNLSIDSFSTIHDNVTIGDNCWIGSNVTIFPGAQIGSNVKIFPGAVISAIPQDLKFKGEKTTTVIGNNTTIRECVTINRGTNYNNSTIVGDNCFLMAYSHVAHDCIIKNNVIIANGVAIAGHVEIDEHAIIGGLSAIQQFSKIGKFSMVSGGSLVRKNVPPYIKVAKEPLRYIGVNKIGLTRNKFNQESIKIINKCYRVIFQEGNNISQAIELIEKNKENSKEKEEIVKFIKNSKTGIVKGFY; encoded by the coding sequence ATGACTAAACTTACAGACATTAGTACAAAAGCAAAAATTGGAAAGAACCTTTCTATAGATTCTTTTTCTACTATACATGATAATGTAACTATTGGTGATAACTGTTGGATTGGATCTAATGTTACAATATTTCCAGGGGCACAAATAGGATCCAATGTTAAAATATTTCCAGGGGCAGTAATCTCAGCTATTCCACAAGACCTAAAATTTAAAGGGGAAAAAACAACTACTGTAATAGGAAATAATACTACTATAAGAGAATGTGTAACAATTAACAGAGGAACAAATTATAATAATTCTACTATAGTTGGTGATAACTGTTTTTTAATGGCTTATTCCCATGTTGCTCATGATTGCATAATCAAAAACAATGTCATTATTGCAAATGGGGTAGCGATTGCTGGTCATGTTGAAATTGATGAACATGCTATCATTGGTGGATTATCGGCAATTCAACAATTTAGTAAAATAGGAAAATTCAGTATGGTTTCAGGGGGTTCATTAGTCAGAAAAAATGTTCCTCCATATATTAAAGTAGCAAAAGAACCACTCAGATATATAGGTGTAAATAAAATTGGGTTAACTAGAAATAAATTTAACCAAGAATCTATTAAAATTATCAATAAATGTTATAGGGTGATTTTTCAAGAAGGAAATAATATTTCACAAGCAATTGAATTAATAGAAAAAAATAAAGAAAATTCAAAAGAGAAAGAAGAAATTGTTAAATTCATTAAAAATTCCAAAACCGGAATAGTTAAAGGCTTTTATTAA
- a CDS encoding bifunctional UDP-3-O-[3-hydroxymyristoyl] N-acetylglucosamine deacetylase/3-hydroxyacyl-ACP dehydratase, with protein MILQKTIKNSISISGEGLHTGRFTNVCFMPAHENTGIIFQRVDLKGKPQISASIKNIHKTKRRTVLKENNATIETVEHLLATLFALSITNLLIKVDGPEIPILDGSAKLIIKKIEQAGIIDQNVKRKIIKPSNYFKIEDGDSKIEFFPQNTLEINVKIDYNSKILKPQQASLRNLKDFKLEIAPARTFCFLHEISQLVNLNLIKGGNIDNAIVFVEQDTSIDQLGEFSKLLPQKTKKINQGILNEKKLLYENEQAKHKLLDLIGDMALAGYEIKGKIIANKPGHKINVLFTQKLFSQIHNNMNQNNIRPLMKINDIKKILPHREPFLFIDEIIELSDNSVTGIKYVKSNEYYFKGHFPGAPVMPGVLQIEAMAQTGGILALNSVEDPENYLTYFMKIDKVKFKQKVEPNCILMFKLNLLSPIRRGICHMEAKAYVNDQVVTEAELMAKIVKEKDD; from the coding sequence ATAATATTGCAAAAAACAATAAAAAATAGTATCTCAATTTCAGGGGAAGGACTTCACACAGGACGATTTACTAATGTATGTTTTATGCCCGCTCACGAAAATACAGGAATTATATTTCAAAGAGTAGATCTAAAAGGTAAACCACAAATATCTGCATCAATTAAAAATATTCATAAAACAAAAAGACGAACTGTTTTAAAAGAAAATAATGCTACTATTGAAACTGTAGAACATTTGTTAGCAACATTATTTGCATTATCAATAACTAATTTGTTGATTAAAGTGGATGGCCCTGAGATTCCTATTTTAGACGGCAGTGCAAAATTAATAATTAAAAAAATTGAACAAGCAGGAATTATAGATCAAAATGTAAAAAGAAAAATTATTAAGCCAAGTAATTATTTTAAGATTGAGGATGGAGATTCTAAAATTGAATTTTTTCCACAAAACACACTTGAAATAAATGTCAAAATTGACTACAACTCAAAAATATTAAAACCTCAACAAGCAAGTTTAAGAAATTTAAAAGATTTTAAACTAGAAATAGCACCAGCAAGAACATTTTGTTTTTTACATGAAATATCGCAATTAGTAAATTTAAATCTAATTAAAGGTGGTAATATTGATAATGCAATTGTTTTTGTTGAACAAGATACATCTATAGACCAGTTAGGTGAATTTTCTAAACTATTGCCTCAAAAAACAAAGAAAATAAATCAAGGCATTTTAAATGAAAAAAAACTCCTTTATGAAAATGAACAAGCAAAACATAAATTACTAGACTTAATTGGTGACATGGCACTCGCAGGATATGAAATAAAAGGTAAGATAATTGCCAATAAACCTGGCCATAAAATTAATGTACTTTTTACACAAAAATTATTTTCTCAAATTCATAACAATATGAATCAAAACAATATACGGCCATTAATGAAAATTAATGATATAAAAAAAATTCTTCCACATAGAGAGCCCTTTTTATTTATTGATGAAATCATAGAACTTTCAGACAATTCGGTTACTGGAATCAAATATGTTAAATCTAACGAATATTATTTTAAAGGACATTTTCCTGGTGCACCAGTTATGCCGGGAGTCTTACAAATTGAAGCTATGGCTCAAACTGGTGGTATTTTAGCATTGAATAGTGTAGAAGACCCCGAAAACTATCTTACATATTTTATGAAAATTGATAAAGTTAAATTTAAACAAAAAGTAGAACCAAATTGTATATTAATGTTTAAATTAAACCTATTATCTCCAATAAGGAGAGGAATTTGCCATATGGAAGCAAAAGCATATGTTAACGACCAAGTAGTTACAGAAGCGGAATTAATGGCAAAAATTGTAAAAGAAAAAGATGACTAA
- the lpxD gene encoding UDP-3-O-(3-hydroxymyristoyl)glucosamine N-acyltransferase yields MKITASEICKIIKGELIGDPEIIISSFSNIESSKKGDVTFLSDIKYKKHLQSNKASLIIVPKIEISTANTIIKTDNPAQKFAEIINKFSPKKQYYDKIASSAIIHSKSKIGSKVIIGDNVIIMENVSIEDHCTIHPNTIIYPNCHIGKDTEIGPNVTIYDSSEIGDHCTIHAGAIIGADGFGFIPNKKNRFSKMPQIGQVIIKNFVEIGANTTIDRGSLDNTIIQDGVKLDNLIQVGHNVTIGSNTVIAAQTGIAGSTKIGNNCMIGGQVAIADHLQIGKNVKIAGKSGVIKNIPDGKTIQGPLAFDIKDFQKAYVCFKKLPKIINQLKK; encoded by the coding sequence ATGAAAATAACTGCATCAGAAATATGTAAAATTATCAAAGGAGAGCTTATTGGAGATCCTGAAATTATTATATCATCTTTTTCAAATATAGAAAGTTCAAAAAAAGGCGATGTTACATTCTTATCTGACATTAAATACAAAAAACACTTACAATCTAATAAAGCATCTTTAATAATTGTTCCAAAGATAGAAATCTCAACTGCTAATACTATTATAAAAACTGATAATCCTGCACAAAAATTTGCAGAAATCATAAATAAATTTTCACCAAAAAAACAATACTATGATAAAATTGCATCTTCTGCGATTATACACTCAAAATCTAAGATTGGTTCAAAAGTAATAATTGGAGATAATGTTATAATTATGGAAAATGTTTCTATAGAAGATCATTGTACTATTCATCCAAATACTATTATATATCCAAATTGTCATATTGGTAAAGACACAGAAATTGGTCCAAATGTTACTATATATGATAGTTCAGAAATTGGCGACCATTGTACAATTCATGCAGGTGCAATAATAGGTGCAGATGGATTTGGATTCATTCCAAATAAAAAAAATAGGTTTTCTAAAATGCCCCAAATTGGGCAAGTTATCATAAAAAATTTCGTAGAAATTGGAGCTAATACAACCATTGATAGAGGCTCACTTGACAATACTATCATACAAGATGGCGTTAAATTAGATAACCTTATACAGGTTGGTCATAATGTAACAATTGGATCCAACACTGTTATCGCAGCACAAACTGGTATTGCAGGGTCAACAAAAATTGGCAACAATTGTATGATTGGAGGTCAAGTTGCTATAGCTGATCATTTACAAATTGGCAAAAATGTGAAGATAGCAGGTAAATCAGGTGTTATAAAAAACATACCTGATGGAAAAACAATACAGGGACCACTTGCTTTTGATATAAAAGATTTTCAAAAAGCATATGTATGCTTTAAAAAATTGCCCAAAATAATTAATCAACTTAAAAAATAA
- a CDS encoding HD domain-containing protein, giving the protein MSYPKNKIINDPIYGFINIPFDLIWQLIEHPFFQRLRRISQLGLSSLVYPGANHSRFHHAIGAMHLMNQAINTLKTKGHSITKQEHEASLVAILLHDIGHGPFSHALEKSIVNNLSHETISLLFMQRLNEIFDQKLSMAIDIFQKKHKKTYLNQLISSQLDVDRLDYLNRDSFYSGVNEGIINSDRIISTLNVYNQELVVDYKGLYSIEKFIIARKLMYWQVYLHKTVLSAEYTLMQVLKRAKELTQNGFNIYSTPNFKVFLNEKNAINLIFFNKHKLLDKFALIDDSDLLTCLKSWTHSEDQVLKILSNSIINRKLLKIKTFEKKNIKKEIRRLQSIAMKKFKLTLNDTSYLIFPISINNQTYNFVNNEIKFLKKNNVIVNLSEIKNEINMNSKNSRITKHYICYPKEL; this is encoded by the coding sequence ATGTCATATCCTAAAAATAAAATCATTAATGATCCAATTTATGGATTTATTAATATTCCTTTTGATTTAATTTGGCAGCTCATAGAACATCCATTTTTTCAAAGACTAAGAAGAATTTCGCAACTTGGTTTATCATCATTAGTTTACCCTGGAGCAAATCACAGCCGTTTTCATCATGCTATTGGTGCAATGCACCTCATGAATCAAGCTATAAATACATTAAAAACCAAAGGACATTCTATTACTAAACAAGAACATGAGGCAAGTTTAGTCGCTATATTATTACACGATATTGGTCATGGACCATTTTCTCATGCATTAGAAAAGTCTATAGTAAACAATTTGTCCCATGAAACAATTTCTTTACTATTCATGCAAAGACTAAACGAGATCTTTGATCAAAAATTATCAATGGCAATTGATATTTTTCAAAAAAAACATAAAAAAACATATCTAAATCAGTTAATATCAAGTCAACTTGATGTTGATAGACTAGACTACTTAAACAGAGATAGTTTTTATTCTGGTGTTAATGAAGGAATAATAAATTCTGATAGAATAATTAGTACATTAAATGTTTATAATCAAGAACTAGTTGTTGATTATAAAGGTTTATATTCAATTGAAAAATTTATTATAGCTAGAAAATTAATGTACTGGCAAGTTTACTTACATAAAACTGTATTATCTGCTGAATATACATTAATGCAAGTATTAAAAAGAGCAAAAGAATTAACACAAAATGGTTTTAACATTTATTCTACCCCTAATTTTAAAGTATTTCTTAATGAGAAGAATGCTATCAATCTAATTTTTTTTAATAAACATAAATTACTTGACAAGTTTGCATTAATTGATGACTCAGACCTTCTAACATGTCTAAAAAGCTGGACTCATTCCGAAGACCAAGTATTGAAAATCTTATCTAATTCAATTATTAATAGAAAGCTATTAAAAATTAAAACTTTTGAGAAAAAAAATATTAAAAAGGAGATTCGAAGACTACAAAGTATAGCTATGAAAAAATTTAAATTAACACTCAACGATACTAGCTATTTAATTTTTCCAATAAGCATTAATAATCAAACATATAATTTTGTAAATAATGAAATCAAATTTTTAAAAAAGAATAACGTTATTGTTAATCTATCGGAGATTAAAAATGAAATTAATATGAATTCTAAGAATTCCAGAATTACTAAACATTATATTTGTTATCCAAAAGAACTTTAG